A stretch of bacterium DNA encodes these proteins:
- a CDS encoding glycosyl hydrolase family 79 C-terminal domain-containing protein has product MCASGRLRYLAAAIAVVFVVCLSGSPSPATGDPSEAGGRGDISVLVSGIPLGAEVPDEFLGLSFETTALDDDEFAADRPVLIRLFANLGTGVARFGGNTLDQSAWTPAGVFEGATSTVTPADLQRMFDFTRQTGWKVLLGLDLGHYDPEAAADEAATATLLGAGSLDAFEFGNEPDLYVRTYAGALRPSSYGVPEYLREWQEYLRAVRRRVPNARVVGPSIAGTAGGVEILRQLAEAEHNEIEFATSHHYPLGAPITDLHSPAYASISNLVSPALRAREVEEIGGWVRTVTEVGQSLRLTETNSVFGGGKHGVSDTVAGALWTVDYMFRIAQLGVIGINLHATLDRCGGYTPICAPTRADAQADRFHVQPNYYALLLFHVAAQGRFIPTKVAPNARVTAYATRGADGLTRITVVNFGVQVATVRIRVIDAAADSSGSLIRLLGPSLDATEGVTLGGSVVAADGTLTMDPPEPVAFAGGVARLDLPGASAAVLTLSK; this is encoded by the coding sequence ATGTGTGCGAGCGGAAGGCTTCGATACCTGGCGGCCGCGATCGCCGTGGTGTTTGTGGTGTGTCTCAGCGGCAGCCCATCGCCCGCGACGGGCGATCCGTCGGAGGCCGGCGGACGGGGCGACATCTCGGTGCTCGTGAGCGGGATCCCGCTCGGCGCGGAGGTGCCAGACGAGTTCCTCGGCTTGAGCTTCGAGACGACCGCCCTGGACGATGACGAGTTCGCCGCGGATCGCCCGGTACTGATTCGACTGTTCGCCAATCTCGGCACGGGCGTCGCCCGATTTGGCGGCAACACGCTCGACCAGTCGGCCTGGACACCCGCCGGCGTCTTTGAGGGCGCCACGTCGACCGTGACCCCGGCCGATCTGCAGCGCATGTTTGACTTCACTCGGCAAACCGGCTGGAAGGTGTTGCTCGGCCTGGACCTCGGCCACTACGATCCCGAGGCCGCGGCCGACGAAGCGGCGACGGCCACGCTCCTCGGGGCCGGGTCGCTGGACGCCTTTGAGTTCGGCAACGAGCCCGACCTGTACGTCCGCACCTACGCCGGGGCCCTGCGTCCATCCTCGTACGGCGTGCCGGAGTACCTGCGTGAGTGGCAGGAGTACCTCCGGGCGGTGCGGCGCCGCGTGCCGAACGCGCGGGTGGTCGGCCCGAGCATCGCCGGCACGGCGGGCGGCGTCGAGATCCTGCGGCAGCTCGCCGAGGCAGAACACAACGAGATCGAGTTCGCCACATCGCATCACTACCCGTTGGGGGCACCGATCACCGATCTCCATTCGCCCGCGTACGCGAGCATTTCCAATCTGGTCTCGCCCGCGCTCCGGGCGCGGGAGGTCGAGGAAATCGGGGGGTGGGTGCGGACCGTCACGGAGGTCGGCCAGTCGCTCCGTCTGACCGAGACCAACTCCGTATTCGGCGGGGGCAAGCACGGCGTCAGCGACACAGTCGCCGGCGCCCTGTGGACGGTGGACTACATGTTCCGCATCGCCCAGCTCGGCGTGATCGGCATCAACCTGCACGCGACGCTCGACCGGTGCGGCGGCTATACACCGATCTGTGCGCCGACGCGCGCCGATGCACAGGCGGACCGGTTCCACGTCCAGCCCAACTATTACGCGCTGCTGCTGTTCCATGTGGCCGCGCAGGGCCGGTTCATCCCGACGAAAGTCGCCCCGAACGCGCGCGTGACCGCGTACGCCACCCGGGGCGCCGACGGCCTGACCCGGATCACCGTCGTCAACTTCGGCGTCCAGGTGGCGACGGTCCGGATCCGCGTCATCGACGCGGCCGCCGACAGTTCGGGGTCCCTCATCCGCCTGCTCGGTCCGTCGCTCGACGCCACGGAAGGCGTGACCCTCGGCGGCAGCGTCGTGGCCGCAGACGGGACGTTGACCATGGACCCGCCGGAACCGGTGGCGTTCGCCGGTGGGGTGGCGCGACTCGACCTCCCCGGCGCAAGTGCCGCGGTGCTCACGCTGTCAAAGTAA
- a CDS encoding GYD domain-containing protein, producing MPKYLIEAAYTSRGATGIVSGGATARRKAVHEMMQGLGGSVEALYYGIGGVEAYVIVDAPDNVSMAAVSLAVSSAGGATLRTIPLLTVDEMDEAAKKVVVYRAPGE from the coding sequence ATGCCTAAGTACCTCATCGAAGCGGCATACACATCACGAGGCGCCACCGGGATCGTGTCGGGCGGAGCCACCGCGCGCCGGAAGGCCGTGCACGAAATGATGCAAGGCCTCGGTGGATCCGTCGAGGCGTTGTACTATGGGATCGGCGGCGTGGAGGCCTACGTGATCGTGGATGCACCCGACAACGTGAGCATGGCGGCGGTGTCCTTGGCGGTTAGCAGTGCCGGCGGGGCCACCCTGCGGACCATCCCGCTCCTGACCGTGGACGAGATGGATGAGGCCGCCAAGAAAGTGGTCGTGTATCGCGCTCCCGGCGAATAG
- a CDS encoding glycosyltransferase family 39 protein translates to MHLPLGAYRWGLVGCALLGALLRVANLARPFNRLMAWNEGHYAMIALNFDRYGLWSQHNELGVDRTFSPGVPWMIWASFRLFGPTEWAARLPMVVSGVVAIILVGVLVRRVMRSEQVALIAAACVAVAPGAVYFAQNAQLDTPSICCGLAGAVLMLRYRDERRSGDLVGAGLWLLVAIWFKFTAALLVPVYLLFWWPARPARPAAAFGVAAAFVGLTALPSVAWMAANWLAHDPGGEFFHRDWTIGGVAKAVTEIPLAVEAHLFVPLFLCLLAGIGIAVRWRSRLGWLWVWCAPWLLQYVIAPWDSLANRYYDLPALYVLVVLPALVLWRARLVRSPGRSWIPRSAWVPLAVVLGLTLAYDLWDPMGDRIARATMPHAPAIDPAPFYSARIAARLPEGRTIVDTPQTMFYAGGDPRWIDYTGGDVRWKIDGEHYDYIVMNDYGHGQEPYYVIDDATRADLAAHGYVQIGPAVWAHVRTRIADLGGYRDPNVPDWAPRPAWPSPSLRARW, encoded by the coding sequence GTGCACCTCCCGCTCGGCGCCTACCGGTGGGGGCTGGTCGGCTGTGCGCTCCTCGGCGCGCTGCTTCGGGTCGCCAACCTCGCTCGTCCCTTCAACCGGCTCATGGCGTGGAACGAGGGGCACTATGCCATGATCGCGCTCAACTTCGACCGGTACGGCTTGTGGTCCCAGCACAACGAACTCGGGGTGGACCGGACGTTCTCGCCGGGCGTGCCGTGGATGATCTGGGCATCGTTCAGGCTGTTCGGGCCGACCGAGTGGGCGGCCCGGCTGCCGATGGTGGTGAGCGGCGTCGTGGCGATCATCCTCGTCGGGGTCCTGGTCCGCCGGGTCATGCGGAGCGAACAGGTCGCGCTGATCGCCGCTGCGTGCGTGGCGGTCGCGCCCGGCGCCGTCTACTTCGCGCAGAACGCGCAGTTGGATACGCCCAGCATCTGTTGCGGTCTCGCCGGTGCCGTGCTGATGCTCCGGTACCGCGATGAGCGCCGCTCGGGAGATCTCGTCGGCGCGGGGCTGTGGCTGCTGGTCGCCATCTGGTTCAAGTTCACCGCCGCCCTGCTGGTCCCGGTCTACCTGCTGTTCTGGTGGCCCGCGCGTCCCGCGCGGCCGGCGGCGGCGTTCGGCGTCGCCGCGGCATTCGTTGGGCTCACCGCGCTGCCGAGTGTGGCGTGGATGGCCGCAAACTGGCTGGCACACGACCCGGGCGGTGAGTTCTTCCACCGGGACTGGACGATCGGCGGGGTTGCCAAGGCGGTCACCGAGATTCCGCTCGCGGTCGAGGCGCATCTGTTCGTCCCGCTGTTTCTGTGCCTACTCGCCGGGATTGGCATCGCCGTGCGATGGCGCTCCCGGTTGGGATGGCTGTGGGTGTGGTGCGCGCCGTGGCTGCTCCAGTACGTAATCGCACCGTGGGACAGCCTCGCCAACCGGTACTACGATCTGCCAGCCCTCTACGTCCTCGTGGTGCTGCCGGCGCTCGTGCTCTGGCGCGCGCGGCTCGTGCGGTCACCGGGGCGGTCCTGGATCCCCCGGTCGGCGTGGGTGCCGCTCGCCGTCGTGCTCGGGCTCACGCTGGCGTACGATCTCTGGGATCCGATGGGCGATCGGATCGCTCGCGCCACGATGCCGCACGCCCCGGCGATCGACCCGGCGCCGTTCTACTCGGCCCGGATCGCGGCCCGACTCCCCGAAGGGCGGACGATCGTGGACACTCCGCAGACGATGTTCTACGCGGGCGGGGACCCGCGGTGGATCGACTACACCGGCGGCGACGTGCGTTGGAAGATTGACGGCGAGCACTACGACTACATTGTGATGAACGACTACGGCCACGGTCAGGAGCCGTACTACGTCATCGACGATGCGACGCGCGCGGACCTGGCCGCGCACGGGTACGTCCAGATCGGACCGGCCGTGTGGGCGCACGTGCGGACGCGCATCGCCGATCTCGGCGGCTACCGCGATCCCAACGTGCCCGATTGGGCGCCGCGGCCCGCGTGGCCCTCGCCTTCACTCCGGGCACGGTGGTAA